A portion of the Malania oleifera isolate guangnan ecotype guangnan chromosome 3, ASM2987363v1, whole genome shotgun sequence genome contains these proteins:
- the LOC131151490 gene encoding uncharacterized protein LOC131151490, whose product MAADPAFTVELDLSQFPSGRDWVSYRRLIDDIRSRLGVRFSHNHPVLQLEQRIPPRWFDIVLRTSRDYAVRFRLRADNLYLVGYRMEQGTDQRWFEFADDDGNPQQLIAGSNGLGFGGSYNALMRRDAANWSWTDIRIGRKDLLHAVERLNTTNRQQRAQSLLPVIIMLSESIRMNDIKEFNVTNHAESRRVPVGFEDLVHAWGNLSERLLHADADPNHYFRIPENNFGIQTAEQAIAALGILKDCSFKFHPPHGRFRREAGDDGYHTHGQPLVEVFWVRMKDIEEENYLYGTITVTDGLTCQYIYNRKRVRPESIYAGDTILLTGPPRSISAYDSFAIDVDLMDANKVSSSAEVAYGKISWNVFSTASNVYDQPLSKDLDGRNGSVTVNYVVISNAVEARIEITLVNGGGQYPAQVYGLITARSNKFRNESMLFWKTSNDEDLNVRPGQNMDLLKSTVAVPLDSSFIVRAELFNRNRETGTNNEIANGTAAFPVHLSGTYTKKISGGNGEIKVKVSWIDI is encoded by the coding sequence ATGGCGGCGGATCCAGCGTTCACTGTGGAGCTTGACCTGTCACAGTTCCCCTCCGGCAGGGACTGGGTTTCCTACAGGCGTCTCATCGATGACATCCGCAGCCGACTGGGCGTGAGATTTTCCCACAACCACCCCGTGCTTCAGCTGGAACAACGCATCCCACCTCGATGGTTCGACATCGTACTCCGAACCAGCAGAGATTACGCAGTCAGATTCAGGCTGCGAGCCGACAACCTCTACCTCGTTGGGTATCGCATGGAGCAGGGCACCGACCAACGGTGGTTCGAGTTCGCCGACGACGATGGAAATCCTCAACAGCTAATAGCCGGATCCAACGGTCTAGGATTCGGCGGCAGCTACAACGCCTTGATGCGTCGCGATGCGGCTAACTGGAGCTGGACAGACATAAGAATCGGCCGGAAAGACCTTCTGCACGCCGTGGAGAGGCTTAACACCACCAATCGTCAACAGAGGGCGCAGTCGCTTCTACCCGTGATTATCATGCTCAGCGAATCAATAAGAATGAATGATATCAAGGAATTTAACGTAACGAATCACGCCGAGTCTAGGCGGGTCCCAGTCGGGTTTGAAGATCTCGTCCACGCCTGGGGGAACCTCTCCGAGCGATTGCTACATGCCGACGCCGACCCCAACCACTACTTTCGAATTCCGGAAAATAATTTCGGAATCCAAACCGCCGAGCAAGCGATCGCCGCGCTCGGCATCTTAAAGGACTGCAGCTTCAAATTTCACCCGCCCCACGGTAGGTTCCGACGCGAGGCCGGCGACGATGGCTACCACACTCACGGACAACCGCTGGTGGAGGTGTTCTGGGTGCGCATGAAGGACATTGAAGAAGAGAATTACCTCTACGGCACCATCACGGTGACCGACGGGCTAACTTGTCAATACATTTACAATCGGAAAAGGGTTCGGCCGGAATCAATCTATGCAGGCGATACAATTTTGTTGACCGGCCCACCTCGATCTATCTCGGCGTATGATAGTTTCGCCATCGATGTGGATCTCATGGATGCCAACAAAGTTTCTTCCAGTGCTGAAGTCGCCTATGGGAAAATCTCCTGGAATGTTTTCTCAACGGCGAGCAATGTGTATGATCAGCCCTTGTCCAAGGATTTGGACGGCAGGAATGGCTCGGTGACGGTCAACTATGTAGTGATAAGCAATGCAGTGGAAGCCAGAATAGAGATTACACTCGTGAATGGAGGTGGGCAATATCCTGCCCAAGTCTATGGATTGATTACTGCTCGTAGCAACAAATTTAGAAATGAAAGTATGCTCTTTTGGAAGACGTCCAACGATGAGGATTTAAATGTAAGACCTGGACAAAACATGGATCTACTGAAATCTACAGTAGCTGTGCCATTGGACTCTTCCTTCATAGTTCGGGCGGAACTCTTTAATCGAAATAGGGAGACTGGCACTAATAATGAAATTGCAAATGGGACTGCAGCATTCCCCGTTCATCTTTCTGGTACATACACAAAAAAAATTTCGGGAGGGAACGGAGAAATCAAGGTGAAGGTGTCTTGGATAGATATCTAA